From Bacteroides uniformis:
CCCTGATCCGATTAGCGTTGATCAGGAAACCTTAGTCTTTCGGCGAGGGGGTTTCCCACCCCCTTTATCGTTACTTATACCTACATTTGCTTTTCCACACGCTCCAGCAAAGCTCGCGCTTCACCTTCGACGCCGAGTGGAATGCTCCCCTACCGATGATTTCTCATCCCAAAGCTTCGGTAGAATACTTATGCCCGATTATTATCCACGCCAAACTCCTCGACTAGTGAGCTGTTACGCACTCTTTAAATGAATGGCTGCTTCCAAGCCAACATCCTAGCTGTCTTAGCAATCTGACTTCGTTAGTTCAACTTAGTATTCATTTCGGGACCTTAGCTGTTGGTCCGGATTGTTCTCCTTTAGGACATGGACCTTAGCACCCATGCCCTCACTCCTGACATAGAACTGACACGCATTCGGAGTTTGTCAAGACTTGATAGGCGGTGAAGCCCTCGCATCTTATCAGTCGCTCTACCTCATGCCAGTATAAGTCAAGGCTGCACCTAAATGCATTTCGGGGAGTACGAGCTATCTCCAAGTTTGATTAGCCTTTCACCCCCACCCTCAGGTCATCCAGAAGCTTTTCAACGCTTATTGGTTCGGTCCTCCAGATGGTGTTACCCATCCTTCAACCTGCCCAAGGGTAGATCACTTGGTTTCGCGTCTACTCCTTCCGACTATACGCCCTGTTCAGACTCGCTTTCGCTTCGGCTGCAGATCTGAAATCCTTAACCTCGCCGGAAAAAGTAACTCGTAGGTTCATTATGCAAAAGGCACGCCGTCACACCAGAAGGTGCTCCGACCGCTTGTAGGCACATGGTTTCAGGAACTATTTCACTCTTCTGTTCGAAGTGCTTTTCACCTTTCCTTCACAGTACTGGTTCACTATCGGTCTCTCGGGAGTATTTAGCCTTACCGGATGGTCCCGGCAGATTCACGCAGAATTCCTCGTGCTCCGCGCTACTCAGGATACCACTAGGCTTCGCTTGGCTTCGCATACGCAGCTCTCATGCTCTATGGCTGTACTTTCCAGAACATTCTGCTCACCAACTTTCTTGCCACGGCGTGGTCCTACAACCCCACCCATGCCGTAACATGGATGGTTTGGGCTATTCCCCGTTCGCTCGCCACTACTGGGGGAATCATTGTTTATTTTCTTTTCCTGCAGGTACTAAGATGTTTCAGTTCCCTGCGTTAGCCTCCTGCAATGCAGGATGATACTTCTTCAAAGTACCGGGTTGTCCCATTCGGAAATCCGCGGATCAAAGGTCATTTGCACCTACCCGCAGCTTATCGCAGCTTATCACGTCCTTCATCGCCTCCGAGAGCCAAGGCATCCGCCATGTGCCCTTACTTACTTTTTGTCTTACCGATCACGTATGGTCGATATATACTTTCAGCTTTTAACTTTACTTTTTTTTGGTCACATCATGTCAAAGAACGGTGTTTCAATTATAAAACAATAATCAAAACGGAGTGGAGAATAACGGATTCGAACCGTTGACCCCCTGCGTGCAAAGCAGGTGCTCTAGCCAGCTGAGCTAATCCCCCTTCTTATAAGTGGAAAACGGAAAGTGGAAAGTGGAAAATCCGGAGAGTTCCCGATTTTCATTTCTCAATTTTCAGTTTTCAACTTTGAAGTAGTCCCAGGCAGAGTTGAACTGCCGACCTCTACATTATCAGTGTAGCGCTCTAACCAACTGAGCTATAGGACTGTCAGTCAAACCCTCGCCTTACGGCTCGGCTTCTACTTTTCTCGTATATTTTAATAAACAAGTACGCGCAGTACAAGAGGTTCTTATGGAAGCATAACTTCAAGAACCAACGATCGAGTCGAGACGTCACTCCAGAAAGGAGGTGTTCCAGCCGCACCTTCCGGTACGGCTACCTTGTTACGACTTAGCCCCAATCACCAGTTTTACCCTAGGGCGCTCCTTGCGGTTACGCACTTCAGGTACCCCCGGCTTTCATGGCTTGACGGGCGGTGTGTACAAGGCCCGGGAACGTATTCACCGCGCCGTGGCTGATGCGCGATTACTAGCGAATCCAGCTTCATGGAGTCGGGTTGCAGACTCCAATCCGAACTGAGAGAGGCTTTAGGGATTAGCATCACGTCGCCGTGTAGCTGCCTTCTGTACCCCCCATTGTAACACGTGTGTAGCCCCGGACGTAAGGGCCGTGCTGATTTGACGTCATCCCCACCTTCCTCACATCTTACGACGGCAGTCTCGACAGAGTCCCCAGCATAACCTGATGGTAACTATCGATAAGGGTTGCGCTCGTTATGGCACTTAAGCCGACACCTCACGGCACGAGCTGACGACAACCATGCAGCACCTTCACAACTGCCTTGCGGCTGACATGTCTCCACATCATTCAGTTGCAATTCAAGCCCGGGTAAGGTTCCTCGCGTATCATCGAATTAAACCACATGTTCCTCCGCTTGTGCGGGCCCCCGTCAATTCCTTTGAGTTTCACCGTTGCCGGCGTACTCCCCAGGTGGAATACTTAACGCTTTCGCTTGGCCGCTTACTGTATATCGCAAACAGCGAGTATTCATCGTTTACTGTGTGGACTACCAGGGTATCTAATCCTGTTTGATACCCACACTTTCGAGCATCAGCGTCAGTTACAGTCCAGCAAGCTGCCTTCGCAATCGGAGTTCTTCGTGATATCTAAGCATTTCACCGCTACACCACGAATTCCGCCTGCCTCTACTGTACTCAAGACACCCAGTATCAACTGCAATTTTACGGTTGAGCCGCAAACTTTCACAACTGACTTAAGCGTCCGCCTACGCTCCCTTTAAACCCAATAAATCCGGATAACGCTCGGATCCTCCGTATTACCGCGGCTGCTGGCACGGAGTTAGCCGATCCTTATTCATACGGTACATACAAAAAGGCACACGTGCCTCACTTTATTCCCGTATAAAAGAAGTTTACAACCCATAGGGCAGTCATCCTTCACGCTACTTGGCTGGTTCAGACTCTCGTCCATTGACCAATATTCCTCACTGCTGCCTCCCGTAGGAGTTTGGACCGTGTCTCAGTTCCAATGTGGGGGACCTTCCTCTCAGAACCCCTATCCATCGAAGGCTTGGTGGGCCGTTACCCCGCCAACAACCTAATGGAACGCATCCCCATCGATGACCGAAATTCTTTAATAGTTCCACCATGCGGAAGAACTATGCCATCGGGTATTAATCTTTCTTTCGAAAGGCTATCCCCGAGTCATCGGCAGGTTGGATACGTGTTACTCACCCGTGCGCCGGTCGCCATCAAACTTAGCAAGCTAAGTTCATGCTGCCCCTCGACTTGCATGTGTTAAGCCTGTAGCTAGCGTTCATCCTGAGCCAGGATCAAACTCTTCATTGTAAAAGTATCTTGACTGCGCAAATTAAAAATTAAAGTGCGACAGCTTAATTATCTGTTCAGGACGCTCGAATTCAAAAGTTTATCTTTACCTATCTATATAGAATAAGTATTGACGGTTCTTTTGTTTTACCCAGGTACGACGCGCCTTAATTATTAGTTTCCAATTATTAATTTGCGAAGCACCTGCTCTTGTACTACTTGTATTGTTTATGTAAATCTGTTCAAAGATCGCTCGTTTCACGATTGCTGTTCTTTTCAGAAAGCGGATGCAAAGGTAAGAACTTTAAAGCATATCTTCCAAATATTTTCGGAAGTTTTTTTTTCATTTTTTTCTTTTTCCTGTATTTTCAAATCCTTTAAACAAGGATAAGAAAAGCAAAACAAGAAAAGTTCTTTTTCTTTGCGAGTCGGACTGCAAAGATAAGGAGAATTATTAATAAGTTCCAAATGTTTTTCGAAAAATATTTTTATCTCTTTTTATTTCTCTGTGTCACCTTCCACACTTCTGTTTCAGTATTTCAATCTTACCACTTTCCTTCTCTTGGAAAGCGGGTGCAAAGGTATAGGATTTAACAATACAAGCCAAACATATCTATCATTTTTTTTAATAAAAATGAAACTTTTTTGTAACTTACTGATTCATAAATGCATTTCGCATGAACAATTTTGAAGAAAGGAAAAAGAGAGAAAATAACTATACATTATATATATACGTGCGCGCGAAGAGCACGAAGAAAGAGAATAAAAACATTTTATAAGCATGCCGGATTGGGTGGTGGCGGTTCTGTCAGTATAGTCGCCGCATCAAAGCAGGGACATTGTTTCACCCACTCTTCCGGCTCTATCTCCCCGTTATGGTTCAGGTCGGGGCTCAGGTCGCGGTGACCGCAAAGCCGGGAACCGGGATAATCCTTCAGCAGCAGCAACACAAGCACATGCAGGGAGTGCTTTTGGAAAAGGGTGCGTGTATCGGCAGGGCGACCGCACTCGTCAAGACCGCCTTCGTAACAGACACCGATGCTACCTGCATTCCAACCCCGGACATGGGCACCAGGCAGGGACAAGGGACGCAGGGACTTGATGTCACCGTTCTTGCGGATATAAAAATGATAACCTGCGCCGGAGAAGCCCCGGCGCAGGTGGTCTGTCGTCAAGTCGTGCTCCGTATAGCAGCGGTCGCAGCGGGTGGCGGAACAATGGACGACGATAAGATTGATGAATCTCATGAGAATTAAAAATTAGAAATTAAAAATTAAAAGTGAAGGAAACCCGCTACACTGTCATGGCATGGGCGCTCAGGGCACCAATAAGCGCGGAGGCTACAGCGATTATCACTTTCAGAATCTTATCCCAAACAGATGATTTTGTACTCATAAAATTAAGGATTAATAGTTAAGAATTAATGGTTAAGGATTAGTGATTAAGGATTAGTGATTAAGGATTAGTGATTAAGGATTAAGGGCTAATGATTAATGGTTAATCATTAGGGATTGATTAGCGATAAGCGATTTGCTTGTGTTCATTAACCATTAATCACTAACCCTTAATCATTCCTTCTTTATCCCAGCGGATTTTCGCCCTGGTCGCCGTCGTCGCCGGAGCCGCCTCCGGAACCACCGCCTTGATTGCCGCCGCCGGAGCCGCCCTCCTCGGGCTTGTCGAGCACAAAGCCCACATTCGCCGGGCTGCGGGTCACGGCGGTACTGCCGTTCACCAGCTTCAGCTCCTTGTCGGGGATAAAGCGGATATTCACCTTCGAGATATTGCGCACCGTACATTTGTCCGAGGCCTCCA
This genomic window contains:
- a CDS encoding N-acetylmuramoyl-L-alanine amidase yields the protein MRFINLIVVHCSATRCDRCYTEHDLTTDHLRRGFSGAGYHFYIRKNGDIKSLRPLSLPGAHVRGWNAGSIGVCYEGGLDECGRPADTRTLFQKHSLHVLVLLLLKDYPGSRLCGHRDLSPDLNHNGEIEPEEWVKQCPCFDAATILTEPPPPNPACL
- a CDS encoding smalltalk protein — protein: MSTKSSVWDKILKVIIAVASALIGALSAHAMTV